One part of the uncultured Bacteroides sp. genome encodes these proteins:
- the mraY gene encoding phospho-N-acetylmuramoyl-pentapeptide-transferase codes for MLYYLFEYLHKFGFPGAGVFGYISFRALMALILSLLISSIYGNKFIDTLKRKQISETQRDASIDPFNINKVGVPSMGGVIIIVAILIPCLLLGKLTNVYMILMLVTTVWLGTLGFLDDYIKIFKKDKEGLHGRFKIVGQIGLGLIVGLTLYYSPQVVIRENIEIKQGKHIVDVIHTKSNIKSTQTTIPFFKENNFDYADLVGFLGDKAQPVGWIIFVLVTIFVVTAVSNGANLNDGMDGMAAGNSAIIGLTLGILAYVSSHLEFASYLNIMYIPGCEELVIFICAFIGALIGFLWYNAYPAQVFMGDTGSLTIGGIIAVFAIIIHKELLIPILCGVFLCENISVIMQVSYFKRGKKKGVRQRIFKRTPIHDHFRTTIAQLDPTCTYRFTKPANVYHESKITIRFWIVTILLAAITIITLKIR; via the coding sequence ATGTTATACTATTTATTTGAATATTTACATAAATTCGGTTTCCCGGGAGCAGGAGTATTTGGTTATATTTCTTTCCGTGCATTGATGGCTCTTATTCTATCACTGCTTATCTCATCTATTTACGGAAATAAGTTTATCGATACATTGAAACGTAAACAAATATCCGAAACTCAAAGAGATGCAAGCATTGACCCGTTTAATATAAACAAAGTAGGAGTACCAAGTATGGGTGGTGTCATTATTATTGTTGCCATACTTATTCCTTGCTTGTTACTTGGTAAGCTTACCAACGTATATATGATACTGATGCTGGTAACAACAGTTTGGCTTGGAACTCTTGGATTTCTGGATGACTATATTAAAATATTCAAAAAAGATAAAGAAGGACTTCACGGAAGATTCAAAATTGTAGGCCAGATTGGTCTGGGATTAATTGTAGGACTGACTCTTTATTACAGTCCGCAGGTGGTTATCCGTGAAAATATTGAAATAAAACAAGGAAAGCATATTGTAGATGTTATCCATACTAAAAGCAATATAAAATCTACCCAGACAACAATCCCTTTCTTCAAGGAAAATAACTTTGATTATGCAGATTTGGTTGGTTTTTTGGGAGACAAAGCTCAACCAGTGGGATGGATTATATTCGTATTGGTAACAATCTTTGTTGTAACTGCTGTATCCAACGGAGCTAACCTGAACGACGGAATGGACGGGATGGCCGCGGGGAACTCAGCAATTATAGGACTCACGCTGGGAATACTGGCTTACGTGTCCAGTCACCTGGAGTTCGCCAGTTATCTGAATATCATGTATATCCCCGGATGTGAAGAACTTGTAATCTTTATTTGTGCATTTATCGGTGCATTAATTGGTTTCTTATGGTACAATGCATACCCGGCACAAGTCTTTATGGGAGATACTGGTAGCTTAACCATTGGAGGAATTATTGCTGTATTCGCTATTATTATTCACAAAGAATTATTAATTCCTATATTATGTGGTGTGTTTCTCTGCGAAAATATCTCTGTCATTATGCAGGTTAGCTATTTCAAAAGAGGAAAGAAAAAAGGAGTTCGCCAACGAATCTTCAAACGTACTCCAATACACGACCATTTCCGTACAACGATAGCACAGCTTGATCCAACTTGTACGTACAGATTCACAAAACCAGCCAATGTGTATCATGAATCCAAAATAACTATCCGTTTCTGGATTGTTACCATTTTATTGGCTGCCATAACAATAATAACTTTAAAGATAAGATAA